From Vulpes vulpes isolate BD-2025 chromosome 7, VulVul3, whole genome shotgun sequence, one genomic window encodes:
- the THAP1 gene encoding THAP domain-containing protein 1: MVQSCSAYGCKNRYDKDKPVSFHKFPLTRPSLCKKWEAAVRRKNFKPTKYSSICSEHFTPDCFKRECNNKLLKENAVPTIFLCTEPHDKKEDLLEPQEQLPPPPLTPPISQVDAAIGLLMPPLQTPDNLSVFCDHNYTVEDTMHQRKRIHQLEQQVEKLRKKLKTAQQRCRRQERQLEKLKEVVHFQKEKDDISERGYVILPNDYFEIVEVPA, translated from the exons ATGGTGCAGTCCTGTTCCGCCTACGGCTGCAAGAACCGGTACGATAAGGATAAGCCCGTTTCTTTCCACAA GTTCCCTCTTACTCGACCCAGTCTTTGCAAAAAATGGGAGGCAGCTGTCCGAAGGAAAAACTTTAAACCCACCAAATATAGCAGTATCTGTTCGGAACACTTTACTCCGGACTGCTTTAAGAGGGAGTGCAATAACAAGTTGCTGAAAGAGAATGCTGTACCCACAATATTTCTCTGTACTGAGCCACATGACAAG AAGGAAGATCTTCTGGAGCCACAAGAACAGCTTCCCCCACCTCCTTTAACACCTCCCATTTCCCAGGTTGATGCTGCTATTGGATTACTAATGCCTCCTCTTCAGACCCCTGATAATCTCTCAGTTTTCTGTGACCACAACTATACTGTGGAGGATACAATGCACCAGAGAAAAAGGATTCATCAGCTAGAACAACAAGTTGAAAAACTCCGAAAGAAGCTCAAGACTGCACAGCAGAGATGCAGAAGACAAGAACGACAGCTTGAAAAATTAAAGGAGGTTGTTCACTTCCAGAAAGAGAAGGACGACATATCAGAGAGAGGTTATGTGATTTTGCCGAATGACTATTTTGAAATAGTTGAAGTGccagcataa